The following proteins come from a genomic window of Sulfitobacter indolifex:
- a CDS encoding exopolysaccharide biosynthesis protein, producing MRQDEHTLAYLLDSMDRAAENEAVSVNDVLHEIGDRSVTPLILIVALLLVSPLSGIPGVSTLAAVTIILLAVQAVTGQRRLWLPQFLLRREVAGHRLNGCVRFLRRPCAFVDGRCKPRLQVLTTGPMRFITLLVVTIIPLGWPFMEVLPMVSSIGAATVALLVFGLFTRDGLFVLLGYLCVAITLIAGGLLVMTATS from the coding sequence ATGCGTCAAGACGAACACACGTTGGCCTATCTGTTGGATAGTATGGATCGCGCAGCAGAGAATGAAGCCGTGTCGGTCAATGATGTGCTTCATGAGATTGGCGATCGCTCCGTCACACCGCTGATCCTCATCGTTGCGCTTCTGCTGGTCTCGCCCCTGTCGGGCATTCCCGGAGTCTCGACACTCGCGGCGGTGACGATCATCCTACTGGCGGTGCAGGCTGTCACGGGTCAGCGCAGGCTTTGGCTGCCGCAGTTTCTTTTGCGCCGTGAGGTGGCGGGTCACCGGTTGAACGGTTGCGTGCGTTTTCTTCGACGTCCTTGCGCCTTTGTCGATGGGCGCTGCAAGCCGCGTCTTCAGGTTCTCACCACCGGCCCGATGCGTTTCATCACCCTCCTCGTCGTCACGATCATTCCGCTCGGCTGGCCCTTCATGGAGGTGCTGCCGATGGTGTCGTCCATCGGCGCTGCCACCGTGGCGCTGCTGGTCTTCGGCCTATTCACCCGCGATGGGCTGTTTGTGCTTTTGGGCTATCTCTGTGTGGCAATCACACTGATCGCGGGCGGCCTGCTGGTGATGACCGCAACCAGTTAG
- the dxs gene encoding 1-deoxy-D-xylulose-5-phosphate synthase, which translates to MSDTTATPLLDQVTRPADLKHLSDAQLTQVARELRTETISAVSETGGHLGAGLGVVELTVALHAVFDTPRDKIIWDVSHQCYPHKILTERRDRIRSLRMKDGLSGFTKRSESPYDPFGAAHSSTSISAALGFAVGRDLGGVIPEGLGDAIAVIGDGAMSAGMAYEALNNAGDLKKRLIVILNDNEMSIAPPVGAMSSYLSRLYAEAPFQDFKAAAKGAVSLLPEPFREGAKRAKDMLKGMAVGGTLFENLGFSYLGPINGHDMDQLLPVLRTVQQRATGPILIHIQTQKGKGYGPAEAARDRGHATAKFNVVTGEQKKSPSNAPSYTRVFADSLLTEAAEDDKICAVTAAMPDGTGLDLFAERYPSRCFDVGIAEQHGVTFCAGLAAAGMKPFCAMYSTFLQRGYDQVVHDVAIQRLPVRFAIDRAGLVGADGPTHAGAFDVAFLANLPGFVVMAAADEAELRHMVATAAAHDEGPIAFRYPRGEGRGVEMPERGTPLEIGKGRIIREGSKVALLSFGTRLEEVEKAAEALSAKGITPTIADARFAKPLDRDMILKLAEDHEALITIEEGAVGGFGSHVAQLLADEAVFDKGLKFRSMVLPDIFIDQANPADMYAVAGMNAEQITAKVLDVLGIGDLDAQRA; encoded by the coding sequence ATGAGTGACACAACCGCCACCCCCCTGCTTGATCAGGTCACCCGCCCCGCGGACCTGAAACACCTGTCCGATGCCCAGCTGACCCAAGTCGCCCGTGAATTGCGGACCGAGACGATCTCGGCCGTGTCGGAAACGGGCGGGCATCTGGGCGCGGGCCTTGGCGTGGTGGAACTGACCGTGGCGCTGCATGCGGTCTTTGACACCCCGCGCGACAAGATCATCTGGGACGTCAGCCACCAGTGCTACCCCCACAAAATCCTGACCGAACGCCGCGACCGCATCCGCAGTCTGCGCATGAAGGACGGGCTGAGCGGGTTTACCAAACGCAGCGAGTCGCCCTATGACCCGTTTGGTGCAGCGCATAGTTCGACGTCGATCTCTGCGGCTCTGGGTTTTGCCGTGGGCCGCGACCTCGGCGGCGTAATCCCCGAAGGTTTGGGCGATGCGATTGCCGTGATCGGTGATGGCGCGATGAGCGCGGGCATGGCCTATGAAGCGCTCAACAATGCGGGCGACCTCAAAAAGCGTCTGATCGTGATCCTCAACGATAATGAGATGTCCATCGCTCCGCCTGTTGGCGCGATGTCGAGCTACCTCAGCCGCCTCTACGCCGAAGCGCCGTTCCAAGATTTCAAAGCCGCCGCCAAAGGCGCGGTGAGCCTGCTGCCCGAACCCTTCCGCGAAGGCGCGAAACGCGCCAAAGACATGCTTAAAGGCATGGCCGTTGGCGGCACGCTGTTTGAGAACCTTGGGTTTTCCTATCTCGGGCCAATCAACGGCCATGACATGGACCAGCTTCTGCCGGTGCTGCGCACTGTCCAACAACGCGCCACTGGGCCGATCTTGATCCACATCCAGACTCAAAAGGGCAAGGGCTATGGCCCCGCCGAAGCGGCACGCGACCGGGGCCATGCCACGGCCAAGTTCAACGTCGTGACGGGCGAGCAAAAGAAATCGCCCTCCAACGCGCCCAGCTACACCCGCGTTTTCGCCGACAGCCTGCTGACTGAGGCCGCCGAGGACGACAAAATCTGCGCCGTGACCGCCGCGATGCCCGACGGCACTGGGCTCGACCTTTTTGCCGAACGCTACCCCAGCCGCTGCTTTGACGTGGGCATCGCCGAGCAGCACGGCGTGACCTTCTGCGCGGGGCTTGCGGCGGCGGGGATGAAACCCTTCTGCGCGATGTATTCGACCTTCCTGCAGCGCGGCTATGACCAAGTCGTGCATGACGTCGCGATCCAGCGCCTCCCGGTGCGCTTCGCCATCGACCGCGCCGGATTGGTCGGCGCTGACGGGCCAACCCACGCAGGCGCATTTGATGTGGCTTTCCTCGCCAACTTGCCCGGTTTCGTGGTCATGGCCGCCGCCGATGAGGCCGAGTTGCGCCACATGGTCGCCACCGCCGCTGCGCATGACGAGGGTCCCATCGCCTTCCGCTATCCGCGTGGCGAAGGTCGGGGTGTTGAGATGCCTGAGCGCGGCACGCCGCTGGAAATCGGCAAGGGCCGGATCATCCGTGAGGGCAGCAAGGTCGCGCTTCTGTCTTTCGGCACACGGTTAGAGGAAGTCGAAAAAGCCGCCGAAGCCCTCAGCGCCAAAGGTATCACCCCCACCATCGCTGACGCCCGTTTCGCCAAGCCGTTGGACCGGGACATGATCCTGAAACTGGCCGAGGATCACGAAGCGCTGATCACCATCGAAGAGGGCGCCGTGGGCGGCTTTGGCAGCCATGTGGCGCAACTGCTTGCCGATGAGGCCGTCTTTGATAAGGGTCTTAAATTCCGCTCCATGGTGTTGCCTGACATCTTTATTGATCAGGCCAATCCGGCGGATATGTACGCGGTTGCGGGCATGAACGCGGAACAGATCACCGCCAAGGTGCTGGACGTGCTCGGCATCGGGGATCTGGACGCGCAGCGTGCCTAA
- a CDS encoding polyprenyl synthetase family protein: MTLQSTPRPLAEALTHARDLAQAQIEAALSAHKGPVAEAMRYACTGGKGLRGFLVIESARLHGIAPGMAAPAAGAIEALHAYSLVHDDLPCMDDDDLRRGQPTVHRKWDEATAVLAGDALQTLTFELIGHLPCSAEARLSLMTSLAGAAGVGGMVGGQALDIAAETAPAPLSLAEITALQAGKTGALIEWSAMAGPRMAGADATALGQYAKHLGLAFQIADDILDVEGDAETVGKAVGKDDAAGKATFVSLLGLDGAKTRAAELVDMACDALSDYGQEAQSLRAAAAFVIARDS; the protein is encoded by the coding sequence ATGACCTTACAGTCCACCCCCCGTCCCTTGGCCGAGGCACTGACCCACGCCCGCGACCTCGCTCAGGCGCAGATCGAAGCGGCGCTGAGCGCGCATAAAGGCCCGGTGGCCGAGGCGATGCGCTATGCCTGCACAGGCGGCAAAGGACTGCGTGGCTTTCTGGTGATCGAATCCGCTCGGCTCCACGGTATCGCCCCCGGCATGGCCGCCCCGGCAGCGGGCGCGATCGAGGCGCTGCACGCCTATTCGCTGGTGCATGACGATCTGCCCTGTATGGACGACGACGACCTGCGCCGCGGCCAGCCGACGGTGCACCGCAAATGGGACGAGGCGACCGCCGTGTTGGCGGGAGACGCATTGCAGACTTTGACTTTCGAACTGATCGGGCATCTGCCTTGCTCCGCCGAAGCGCGCCTGAGCCTGATGACCAGCCTTGCCGGGGCCGCAGGGGTTGGCGGTATGGTTGGCGGCCAAGCGCTCGACATTGCTGCGGAAACTGCGCCCGCGCCGCTGTCGCTGGCCGAGATTACGGCGCTTCAAGCCGGCAAAACCGGCGCGCTGATCGAATGGTCCGCCATGGCCGGGCCGCGCATGGCCGGGGCAGATGCCACGGCGCTTGGCCAATATGCCAAACACCTTGGCCTCGCCTTTCAGATTGCTGATGATATTCTCGATGTCGAAGGCGACGCAGAAACCGTTGGCAAGGCCGTGGGCAAAGACGATGCAGCGGGCAAAGCGACTTTCGTGTCCCTCCTCGGGCTGGATGGGGCCAAGACCCGCGCCGCCGAATTGGTGGACATGGCCTGTGACGCCCTATCTGATTATGGACAAGAGGCGCAGAGCTTGCGAGCCGCTGCCGCCTTCGTTATTGCCCGCGACAGCTAG
- a CDS encoding exodeoxyribonuclease VII small subunit encodes MSDTPVEEMNFETAMAELEKVLSQLENGNVALDESIALYERGAKLKARCEAKLKEAEEKVAAITLDGDGNPNGLKPVEGL; translated from the coding sequence ATGTCTGACACACCCGTAGAAGAGATGAATTTTGAGACCGCCATGGCCGAGCTTGAAAAAGTGCTGAGCCAGCTCGAAAACGGCAATGTCGCGCTCGACGAAAGCATCGCGCTTTATGAGCGGGGGGCCAAGCTGAAGGCGCGCTGCGAGGCCAAGCTGAAAGAGGCCGAAGAAAAGGTCGCCGCGATCACCCTTGATGGCGATGGCAACCCAAATGGGCTGAAACCCGTCGAAGGACTTTGA
- a CDS encoding response regulator has protein sequence MNELDAHLLVVDDDERIRSLLRKFLMRHGFLVSTARDAAHARRVLAGLEFDLIVLDVMMPGEDGMELTRSLRETLQTPILLLTAKGETDNRIEGLEAGADDYLPKPFEPKELLLRINAILRRMPDTSAADTAPKVLSLGVIRYDMERGEMWQGDELVRLTATEVHLMKIFSAQPGVALSRAKLVEELGRDRGQAQERAVDVQITRLRRKIESDPKQPQYLQTVRGAGYMLAPD, from the coding sequence ATGAACGAGTTGGACGCTCACCTGCTGGTCGTTGATGATGACGAGCGGATTCGCAGCCTGCTGCGCAAATTTCTGATGCGGCACGGTTTTCTGGTCAGCACCGCACGCGATGCCGCCCATGCGCGGCGGGTGCTGGCGGGGTTGGAATTCGATCTCATTGTACTCGACGTGATGATGCCCGGCGAAGACGGCATGGAACTGACCCGATCGTTGCGCGAAACCCTGCAAACGCCGATTCTGCTGCTGACCGCCAAGGGCGAGACCGATAACCGCATCGAAGGGCTTGAGGCCGGGGCGGACGACTATCTGCCCAAACCCTTCGAGCCTAAGGAGCTGCTGCTGCGCATCAACGCGATCCTGCGCCGTATGCCTGACACCTCTGCCGCCGATACCGCGCCAAAAGTGCTGTCGCTCGGCGTGATCCGCTATGACATGGAGCGCGGCGAGATGTGGCAGGGCGACGAACTGGTGCGCCTCACCGCCACCGAAGTGCACCTGATGAAGATTTTCTCTGCCCAACCCGGAGTCGCGCTCAGCCGTGCGAAACTGGTCGAAGAACTGGGCCGCGACCGGGGCCAAGCGCAGGAACGCGCGGTGGATGTGCAGATTACCCGGTTAAGACGCAAGATCGAGAGCGATCCGAAACAGCCGCAATACCTGCAAACCGTGCGCGGTGCGGGCTATATGCTGGCTCCGGACTGA
- a CDS encoding MarR family winged helix-turn-helix transcriptional regulator, with amino-acid sequence MADGRMMAPSSGDSLLFLTDEQLRQGIEAMFFAYRGFTADPDRILADMAYGRAHHRAIHFINRAPGTTVNNLLNILGVTKQSLNRVLRTLIADGLVQSKVGRNDKRERHLFLTDAGRALEQELSDAQRARMRLAFRTAGPEAVAGFRTVLEAMMDPEMRQSFDRLRESAS; translated from the coding sequence ATGGCTGACGGGCGGATGATGGCCCCTAGCAGCGGCGACAGCCTGCTGTTTTTGACCGATGAACAACTGCGGCAGGGGATCGAGGCGATGTTCTTTGCCTATCGCGGTTTCACGGCCGATCCCGACCGGATTCTGGCCGATATGGCCTATGGCCGCGCGCATCACCGCGCCATCCACTTTATCAACCGCGCACCGGGCACGACCGTGAACAACCTGCTCAACATCCTTGGGGTCACGAAACAATCGCTCAACCGTGTCTTGCGCACGCTGATCGCCGATGGTCTGGTGCAAAGCAAGGTTGGCCGCAATGACAAGCGCGAGCGCCATTTGTTCCTGACCGACGCAGGCCGGGCACTGGAACAGGAGCTTTCAGACGCGCAGCGCGCGCGCATGCGGCTGGCCTTTCGCACCGCCGGACCCGAAGCTGTGGCCGGTTTCAGAACGGTATTGGAGGCCATGATGGATCCCGAAATGCGCCAAAGCTTTGACCGGCTCCGCGAAAGCGCTTCATGA
- a CDS encoding branched-chain amino acid aminotransferase, whose translation MAGGYDNRDGHIWMDGKMVDWREANVHILTHAMHYASSVFEGERAYNGKIFKSREHSERLKRSAEMIDFEIPYTIDEIEAAKAEVLAASGLQDAYVRAVAWRGVGEDMGVASARNPVRLAIAAWEWGAYYGDAKMKGAKLDISKWKRPSPETIPSHAKAAGLYMICTMSKHAAEAKGCSDAMMYDYRGYVAEATGANIFFVKDGEVHTPTPDCFLNGITRQTVIGMLKDKGITVHERHIMPEELEGFEQCWLTGTAAEVTPVGQIGDWKFEVGALTREIATDYEKLVRS comes from the coding sequence ATGGCAGGCGGATATGACAACCGAGATGGGCACATCTGGATGGATGGCAAAATGGTGGATTGGCGCGAGGCCAATGTCCATATCCTGACCCACGCGATGCATTATGCGTCTTCGGTTTTCGAGGGCGAACGCGCCTACAACGGCAAGATCTTCAAAAGCCGCGAGCATTCTGAGCGTCTGAAGCGTTCGGCTGAAATGATCGACTTTGAGATCCCCTACACGATTGACGAGATCGAAGCCGCCAAGGCCGAAGTTCTCGCCGCATCTGGTTTGCAAGACGCCTATGTGCGCGCAGTTGCTTGGCGCGGTGTGGGCGAAGACATGGGCGTCGCCTCTGCCCGCAACCCGGTGCGCTTGGCCATCGCGGCATGGGAATGGGGTGCCTATTACGGTGACGCCAAGATGAAGGGCGCCAAGCTCGACATCTCCAAGTGGAAGCGCCCCAGCCCTGAGACGATCCCAAGCCACGCCAAAGCCGCCGGTCTTTATATGATCTGCACCATGTCCAAGCATGCGGCTGAAGCCAAAGGCTGTTCCGACGCCATGATGTACGACTATCGCGGCTATGTGGCCGAGGCGACGGGTGCCAATATCTTCTTCGTCAAAGATGGCGAAGTGCACACGCCGACGCCCGATTGCTTCCTCAACGGCATCACCCGTCAGACCGTGATCGGCATGTTGAAAGACAAGGGCATCACCGTCCACGAGCGTCACATCATGCCCGAAGAACTCGAAGGTTTTGAGCAGTGCTGGCTGACCGGCACCGCCGCCGAAGTGACCCCGGTGGGCCAGATCGGCGACTGGAAGTTTGAGGTCGGCGCGCTGACCCGCGAGATCGCCACCGACTATGAAAAGCTGGTGCGCAGCTAA
- a CDS encoding LamB/YcsF family protein, whose translation MTTVDLNADMGESFGPWKMGDDAALLKVVTSANIACGGHAGDADVMAATMRMAHDNGVGIGAHPGFMDLAGFGRNRMALPRGTLQNQIRYQVAASVGMARSVGAEVRHLKLHGALANMASEDEGLARDLYEAALSVAPDLIVMVLAATAQERAVKSLGCKWAGEIFADRAYNDDATLVDRSKPGAVIHDADHAAARMVEMVKAGAIITESGKHIPTRIDTICLHGDTAEAVQIATAVRKGLQDGGVTLAKFSGSV comes from the coding sequence ATGACCACCGTCGATCTCAACGCCGACATGGGCGAAAGCTTTGGGCCATGGAAAATGGGCGACGACGCGGCGCTGTTGAAGGTCGTAACCTCGGCCAATATCGCCTGCGGTGGCCATGCGGGCGACGCGGATGTGATGGCAGCCACCATGCGCATGGCGCATGACAATGGTGTCGGCATCGGCGCGCATCCGGGGTTCATGGATTTGGCTGGGTTTGGCCGCAACCGTATGGCGCTGCCGCGCGGGACGTTGCAGAACCAGATCCGCTATCAGGTCGCGGCAAGCGTCGGCATGGCGCGCAGCGTCGGCGCGGAGGTGCGGCATCTGAAACTGCATGGGGCGCTGGCGAATATGGCGTCCGAAGATGAGGGCTTGGCTCGTGATCTTTATGAGGCGGCGCTCAGCGTCGCCCCTGACCTCATCGTTATGGTTCTGGCCGCCACGGCGCAGGAACGGGCAGTGAAATCACTGGGCTGCAAATGGGCCGGAGAAATCTTCGCCGACCGCGCCTATAACGACGACGCCACTCTGGTCGATCGCAGCAAACCGGGTGCTGTAATCCATGACGCCGATCACGCCGCCGCGCGGATGGTCGAGATGGTCAAAGCCGGGGCAATCATCACCGAAAGCGGCAAACATATCCCCACGCGGATCGACACGATCTGCCTACATGGTGACACCGCAGAGGCCGTTCAAATTGCAACCGCCGTCCGCAAGGGTTTGCAGGACGGCGGCGTGACTTTGGCAAAGTTCAGCGGCAGCGTTTAG
- a CDS encoding 5-oxoprolinase subunit C family protein, which yields MSAALTILQAGPAMTIQDLGRPGYRALGLTHGGAADPTALHEGAALLGQDPNCAALEMAGSGGSFEADQDIRIALTGAQMQVNIDGEPIAWNASHLLPAGAKLTIGGARDGAYGYLHVGGGFDVKPVMESRSSHLAAGIGALLQSGETLPLGTDKGGETNLTLPRDSRFGAERVRIVASMQTDAFDDATRARFTETTFRRDARANRMGARMDHDGEGFATGGQLTIVSEVITPGDIQITGDGAPFVLMCECQTTGGYPRIGTVIPCDLPIVAQAQPGAALQFEFIDLDEALAAETRHRDTLAALPKQRQPLLRDPARIRDLLAYQLISGVVSATADPFKEDKT from the coding sequence ATGAGTGCCGCGCTGACCATCCTTCAAGCAGGGCCCGCCATGACCATCCAAGACCTTGGCCGTCCCGGCTACCGCGCCTTGGGTCTGACCCATGGCGGCGCTGCGGACCCGACCGCCCTGCACGAAGGGGCAGCCCTGCTGGGCCAAGACCCAAACTGTGCCGCGTTGGAAATGGCGGGCAGTGGCGGCAGCTTTGAAGCCGATCAAGACATCCGTATCGCCCTCACCGGCGCGCAGATGCAGGTCAACATCGACGGAGAGCCGATTGCGTGGAACGCCAGTCACCTATTGCCTGCCGGGGCCAAACTCACCATCGGCGGCGCTCGGGACGGGGCATATGGCTACCTCCATGTGGGGGGCGGCTTTGATGTTAAGCCGGTGATGGAGTCGCGTTCAAGCCATCTTGCCGCTGGCATCGGCGCTTTGCTTCAAAGCGGAGAGACCCTGCCGCTGGGGACGGATAAGGGCGGCGAGACGAACCTCACCCTGCCCCGCGACAGCCGTTTCGGCGCGGAGCGGGTGCGCATCGTGGCGTCCATGCAGACCGACGCATTTGACGATGCAACCCGCGCGCGCTTTACCGAAACCACCTTCCGCCGCGATGCCCGCGCCAACCGCATGGGCGCGCGGATGGACCATGACGGCGAGGGTTTCGCGACCGGCGGGCAACTCACCATCGTCTCCGAAGTCATTACCCCCGGCGACATCCAGATCACCGGCGATGGCGCGCCCTTCGTGCTGATGTGCGAATGCCAGACCACTGGCGGCTACCCCCGTATCGGGACCGTGATCCCCTGCGACCTGCCCATCGTGGCGCAGGCCCAACCCGGTGCGGCGCTGCAATTCGAATTCATCGACCTTGACGAAGCCCTCGCGGCCGAAACCCGCCACCGCGACACCCTCGCCGCCCTGCCAAAACAACGCCAGCCGCTGCTGCGCGATCCCGCACGCATCCGCGACTTGCTGGCCTATCAACTGATCTCCGGCGTGGTTTCGGCCACCGCTGACCCTTTTAAGGAGGACAAGACATGA
- a CDS encoding 5-oxoprolinase subunit B family protein, which translates to MTDWPRIRSVGLSGLLITFAERMSEPANRAALAFRAAVEEQGWPEVTETSTSLVSTFVQFEVSQDAIAKMTNRLRDLLQTRDWFAEALPAGRSLWHVPTVYGTDLAPQLEEAADAAGLDPDAAIAELSQSRVRVLTIGFAPGQPYMGELAPHWDIPRQQGLTKSVPPGSLVMAIRQLIIFTNASPTGWRHIGQTAFRTFRPGSEMPFPLSPGDELVFPSITRQEFDRIARDPTGGAEREALT; encoded by the coding sequence ATGACTGACTGGCCCCGCATCCGCAGCGTTGGCCTCTCTGGCCTGCTGATCACCTTTGCTGAAAGGATGTCCGAACCCGCCAACCGCGCCGCGCTGGCATTTCGCGCGGCGGTAGAGGAACAGGGTTGGCCCGAAGTGACCGAGACCAGCACCTCGCTCGTGTCGACCTTTGTGCAGTTCGAAGTCTCCCAAGACGCCATTGCAAAGATGACCAACCGGCTGCGTGATCTGCTCCAAACACGCGATTGGTTCGCCGAAGCCCTCCCCGCCGGGCGCAGCTTGTGGCATGTGCCTACCGTCTATGGTACCGACCTCGCCCCCCAGCTGGAGGAAGCAGCCGACGCGGCTGGCCTCGATCCTGACGCGGCAATCGCAGAGCTGTCGCAGTCCCGCGTGCGCGTGCTCACCATCGGCTTCGCCCCCGGCCAGCCCTATATGGGTGAACTGGCCCCGCATTGGGATATCCCCCGCCAGCAGGGGCTGACAAAATCCGTGCCGCCGGGGTCACTGGTCATGGCGATCCGGCAGTTGATCATTTTCACCAATGCCTCCCCCACCGGCTGGCGGCACATCGGCCAGACGGCCTTTCGCACCTTCCGCCCCGGCAGCGAGATGCCCTTCCCGCTGTCCCCCGGTGATGAGCTGGTTTTCCCGTCGATCACACGACAAGAATTCGACCGCATCGCCCGTGATCCCACCGGCGGTGCCGAGCGGGAGGCGCTGACATGA
- a CDS encoding TRAP transporter large permease has protein sequence MTEIYAIALFLIVLFFLLGTGVWVGLALMGVAWVGMELFTTRPVGDAMITTIWASSSSWTLTALPLFVWMGEILYRTRLSQDMFRGLSPWLAKLPGGLVHTNIVGCTVFAAVSGSSAATLTTVGKMSIPELRARNYPEKMIIGTLAGAATLGLMIPPSLALIVYGVTVNESITKLFFAGVMPGLLLALMFMGYVAITSMLSKDWNPDVETDMTFAEKLRNSRFLLPVFALISVVIGSMYLGFATATEAAAIGVIGSLTLALFQGSLNWYSFRESLMGAMRTSAMIALILAGAAFLKLSMGFTGLPRALADGIAAMELSRFELLMALLVFYIVLGMFLDGISSVVLTMAVVEPMVRGAGIDLIWFGIFVVVVVEMAQITPPIGFNLFVLQGMTNHEMGYITKAALPMFAIMVFMVFVLIWFPEVATWLPENLRSAPV, from the coding sequence ATGACCGAGATTTACGCCATCGCCCTATTTCTGATCGTCCTGTTTTTCCTGCTCGGCACTGGTGTCTGGGTCGGGCTGGCCCTGATGGGCGTTGCTTGGGTCGGGATGGAATTGTTCACCACGCGCCCTGTTGGCGACGCGATGATCACCACCATCTGGGCCAGCTCGTCTAGCTGGACCCTGACCGCATTGCCGCTTTTTGTCTGGATGGGTGAAATCCTCTACCGCACGCGCCTATCGCAAGACATGTTTCGCGGACTGTCGCCGTGGCTGGCCAAGCTGCCGGGCGGCTTGGTGCATACCAATATCGTCGGCTGCACGGTCTTTGCTGCTGTCTCTGGCTCCTCCGCCGCGACGCTGACAACGGTGGGCAAGATGTCGATCCCTGAACTTCGGGCGCGCAACTATCCTGAGAAGATGATCATCGGTACGCTGGCGGGCGCCGCCACGCTGGGCCTGATGATCCCGCCTTCGCTGGCGCTGATCGTCTATGGCGTCACGGTGAACGAAAGCATCACCAAGCTGTTCTTTGCAGGTGTCATGCCCGGCTTGCTGCTGGCGCTGATGTTCATGGGCTATGTCGCGATCACCAGCATGCTGTCGAAAGACTGGAACCCCGACGTTGAGACAGACATGACCTTTGCCGAGAAGCTCCGCAATTCGCGCTTCCTGCTGCCGGTCTTTGCGCTGATCTCGGTCGTGATCGGGTCGATGTATCTGGGTTTCGCCACCGCAACCGAGGCCGCCGCCATTGGCGTGATCGGCTCACTGACGCTGGCGCTGTTCCAAGGGTCGCTGAATTGGTACAGCTTCCGCGAGAGCCTCATGGGCGCGATGCGCACCTCTGCGATGATCGCGTTGATCCTTGCGGGGGCGGCTTTCCTGAAACTGTCGATGGGCTTTACCGGCCTGCCCCGCGCGCTGGCGGATGGGATCGCAGCGATGGAGCTTTCGCGGTTTGAACTGCTGATGGCGCTCTTGGTCTTCTACATCGTGCTGGGCATGTTCCTTGATGGTATCTCTTCGGTCGTGCTGACCATGGCCGTGGTTGAGCCGATGGTGCGCGGGGCCGGGATTGATCTGATCTGGTTCGGTATCTTCGTGGTCGTCGTGGTTGAGATGGCCCAGATCACGCCGCCAATTGGCTTCAACCTCTTTGTGTTGCAGGGCATGACCAATCACGAGATGGGCTATATCACCAAGGCCGCGCTGCCGATGTTTGCGATCATGGTCTTTATGGTCTTCGTGCTGATCTGGTTCCCCGAAGTGGCCACATGGCTGCCCGAGAACCTGCGCAGCGCGCCCGTTTAG
- a CDS encoding TRAP transporter small permease, which produces MKTLRNILDGLYTGAGALAAVCLVAILTLIVAQMVARWTGNVFPGAASYAGYAMAGASFLAFANALNRGSHIRVSILVNALSDKGRRLLDIWCFAVAAAVAWYFTYYAYWFVYWSWKFNEVSQDQDATALWMPQSVMVIGGGILAIALTDNLLHLIFKGDHRVTRDLVDQSFGE; this is translated from the coding sequence ATGAAGACGCTGCGCAATATATTGGACGGGCTTTACACCGGGGCGGGGGCGCTGGCGGCGGTCTGTCTTGTCGCCATCCTAACGCTGATCGTTGCCCAAATGGTCGCCCGCTGGACCGGCAATGTCTTTCCGGGCGCTGCCAGCTATGCGGGCTATGCCATGGCCGGGGCCAGTTTCCTTGCCTTTGCAAACGCGCTCAACCGTGGCTCACATATCCGCGTGTCGATCCTTGTGAATGCGCTCAGCGATAAGGGCCGTCGGCTGCTGGATATCTGGTGTTTCGCCGTGGCCGCTGCGGTGGCTTGGTACTTCACCTATTACGCCTATTGGTTCGTCTACTGGTCGTGGAAGTTCAACGAGGTCAGCCAAGACCAAGACGCCACTGCGCTGTGGATGCCGCAATCCGTCATGGTGATCGGCGGCGGGATTCTGGCCATCGCACTGACAGACAACCTTTTGCATCTCATCTTTAAGGGCGACCACCGCGTCACCCGTGATCTTGTCGATCAAAGCTTCGGGGAATGA